The nucleotide sequence GAGATCTTCACCGAAGCCGGCCTGCCGGACGGCGTGTTCAACGTCGTGCAGGGCGATGCCCGCGTCGGCGTGATGCTCACAGAGCACCCGGATATCGCCAAGATCTCCTTCACCGGCGAAGCCGGCACCGGCAAGAAGGTCATGTCCGCGTCCGCCTCTTCCAGCCTCAAGGAAGTCACCATGGAGCTGGGCGGCAAGTCCCCGCTGCTGGTGTTTGCGGATTCCGACCTCGACCGTGCTGCCGACGGCGCCATGATGGCCAACTTCTACAGCTCCGGTCAGGTGTGCACCAACGGCACCCGCGTCTTCGTCGAAGCCAGCGTCAAGGACGCCTTCGAGGCCAAGATCGTCGAGCGCGTCGCACGTATCAAGGCCGGTGACCCGCAGGATCACGCCACCACCTTCGGTCCGCTGGTCAGCTTCGAGCACCTGGAAAAGGTCGTCTCCTACCTGGAGATCGCCAAGCAGGACGGCGCACGTCTGCTGGTTGGCGGCGAGCGCATGAGCGAAGGCGACTTCGCCAAGGGCGCCTGGGTCGCGCCGACCGTCTACACCGACTGCAGCGATGACATGCGCATCGTGCAGGAAGAGATCTTCGGTCCGGTGATGTCCATCCTGTCCTTCGACAGCGAAGAGGAAGTCATCCGCCGCGCCAACGACACCACCTATGGCCTGGCGGCTGGCCTGTTCACCGAGAGCCTGAACCGCGCGCACCGCGTGATCCACCAGCTCGAAGCCGGTATCTGCTGGGTCAACACCTGGGGCGAGTCCCCGTCCGAGATGCCGGTCGGCGGCTACAAGCAGTCAGGCATCGGTCGCGAGAATGGTGTCGAGAC is from Cobetia marina and encodes:
- the betB gene encoding betaine-aldehyde dehydrogenase; amino-acid sequence: MANSNASFPTQTLYINGRRVDATSGETFETVNPATGDVIAQVQQASGADVDAAVESALQGQKVWAAMSGMERSRILRRAVDLLRERNDELALLETLDTGKPLSETEVVDIVTGADALEYYAGLAPAIEGTQVPLRQEAFVYTRKEPLGVIGAIGAWNYPIQIACWKSAPALAAGNAMVFKPSEVTPLSALKLAEIFTEAGLPDGVFNVVQGDARVGVMLTEHPDIAKISFTGEAGTGKKVMSASASSSLKEVTMELGGKSPLLVFADSDLDRAADGAMMANFYSSGQVCTNGTRVFVEASVKDAFEAKIVERVARIKAGDPQDHATTFGPLVSFEHLEKVVSYLEIAKQDGARLLVGGERMSEGDFAKGAWVAPTVYTDCSDDMRIVQEEIFGPVMSILSFDSEEEVIRRANDTTYGLAAGLFTESLNRAHRVIHQLEAGICWVNTWGESPSEMPVGGYKQSGIGRENGVETLSHYTQTKSVLIEMGPFESAF